From one Zhongshania sp. R06B22 genomic stretch:
- a CDS encoding TIGR02647 family protein, with amino-acid sequence MPLSKDILDEIRVLTQFNPASALEGIKVHHTADQSTIAATQRLYAKELITLPDGGYLTNSGQEVIRHLDSLVTVLQCKEALVA; translated from the coding sequence ATGCCGCTATCCAAAGACATTCTTGACGAAATACGTGTCCTCACCCAGTTTAACCCGGCTTCCGCACTGGAAGGCATTAAGGTACATCACACCGCCGATCAAAGCACCATAGCCGCCACCCAGCGACTATATGCAAAAGAACTGATTACTCTGCCAGACGGCGGCTACCTGACTAATAGTGGCCAAGAAGTCATTCGCCATTTGGACAGTCTAGTCACGGTTCTACAATGCAAAGAGGCCCTAGTTGCCTGA
- a CDS encoding amidase encodes MFKEYGQYDAMGLSMLVQAGELTSSELLEAAIARVNAVNPRLNALIHRFDNRAFQHIKDGLADGPFTGVPFVLKDLLAAFAGEPLTMGSRGMTAVPDYDSELVRRYKASGVNIFAKTNTPEFGLIITTEPKVHGVSHNPHKLGYSTGGSSGGSAAAVAAGIVPMAHGGDGGGSIRFPASWCGVFGLKPSRGRNPLGPDQGEDWQGAVAEHVLTRSVRDSAAMLDCSSGHDIGAPYNIGLPSGSFLAATERDPKSLRIALSRKPLLNTALHPDVEAALNKTAKQLQDLGHEVIEVEPDIDITHFWRDFFVVVCAEVGAMVDNYRTLYGRACVDKFEPATKNMAMIGRSLSAADLVCAKKGWHDVQLAMGKLLERHDVMLCPTVPTPAVPHGQLPNSKVEELLMLASHRLNIGKLLMRSGLVEQMASPVLEKMAFTIMGNISGLPCMSVPLHSSADGLPVGMQFTGRMNDEETLFSLAAQLERDLGFSALASL; translated from the coding sequence ATGTTTAAAGAATACGGTCAGTATGATGCAATGGGCCTGTCGATGTTGGTGCAGGCGGGAGAGCTTACGTCGTCAGAGCTATTAGAGGCTGCGATTGCGCGAGTTAATGCGGTTAATCCGCGTCTTAATGCGCTTATTCATCGCTTTGATAATAGGGCATTCCAGCACATTAAAGACGGTCTTGCCGACGGTCCCTTCACGGGGGTGCCCTTCGTATTGAAGGATTTACTGGCGGCGTTTGCCGGCGAACCGCTCACAATGGGCAGTCGGGGTATGACGGCGGTGCCGGATTATGACAGCGAATTAGTGCGTCGCTACAAAGCCAGTGGGGTAAATATATTCGCCAAAACCAATACCCCTGAATTCGGCCTGATTATTACTACTGAGCCCAAGGTTCATGGTGTTAGCCATAATCCTCATAAATTAGGTTACAGCACCGGCGGTTCCTCTGGTGGCAGTGCGGCGGCAGTGGCGGCGGGTATTGTTCCAATGGCTCACGGCGGCGACGGCGGGGGTTCTATTCGATTCCCCGCATCGTGGTGCGGTGTTTTTGGCCTAAAACCCTCCAGAGGACGAAACCCCCTCGGCCCTGATCAAGGTGAAGACTGGCAGGGAGCCGTGGCCGAGCATGTATTAACGCGCAGCGTGCGTGATAGCGCCGCGATGTTGGACTGTAGCAGCGGTCATGACATTGGCGCGCCCTATAATATTGGCCTACCATCGGGTTCTTTTTTGGCCGCCACCGAGCGCGATCCAAAGTCACTGCGCATTGCCCTGAGTCGTAAGCCCTTGCTCAATACTGCCTTGCACCCCGATGTAGAAGCAGCCTTAAATAAAACCGCCAAACAATTACAAGATCTTGGCCACGAGGTCATTGAGGTAGAGCCAGATATCGATATCACTCATTTTTGGCGTGATTTCTTTGTGGTGGTCTGCGCCGAGGTCGGCGCAATGGTCGACAATTACCGCACTCTATACGGCAGGGCGTGTGTAGATAAATTTGAGCCCGCTACGAAGAATATGGCAATGATCGGCCGCTCACTAAGTGCTGCCGATTTGGTGTGTGCAAAAAAAGGCTGGCACGATGTTCAGTTGGCTATGGGTAAATTATTAGAGCGTCACGACGTGATGCTATGTCCCACTGTGCCCACCCCAGCCGTGCCCCACGGCCAATTGCCTAATAGCAAAGTTGAAGAGCTACTCATGCTGGCGTCTCATCGTCTCAATATTGGCAAACTATTAATGCGTTCTGGACTGGTGGAGCAGATGGCGTCGCCGGTTCTCGAAAAAATGGCCTTCACCATTATGGGCAATATAAGCGGACTGCCTTGCATGTCTGTGCCACTGCATAGCAGCGCCGATGGTTTGCCGGTAGGCATGCAATTTACCGGTCGGATGAACGACGAAGAAACCCTATTTAGCTTGGCCGCTCAACTGGAGAGAGACCTTGGCTTTTCTGCTTTAGCAAGTCTATAA
- a CDS encoding methyl-accepting chemotaxis protein, which produces MPAKRSIASDYARLSSTFDAISASQAIIEFEPDGSIVNANQNFLAITGYTETELEGAHHRIFVEPGYARTSEYKEFWASLRDGDAQTGEFCRFAKDGSLFWIQASYNPVFDKSGNVSRIVKVAADITSQKLRNIDYKGQIEGIGLNQAVIQFDVSGTITLANDNFLKAVGYTRNEVVGKHHSMFVDPTYRQSAEYRRFWTDLSNGQAKVGEFSRVTKSGKNIWLQATYTPIKDLEGKVFKVVKYASDITEQKLRNADFQGQIEGIGISQAVIQFEIDGKIISANDNFLHAVGYNREEVVARHHSMFVDPAYKQSDDYRRFWAALALGEAQTGEFCRRHKQGHDIWIQASYTPIKDMNGKVFKIVKYASDITAQKIQNADFRGQIEGISASQAVIQFKTDGQIISANDNFLKALGYRADEVIGKRHSMFVEQKYGQSEEYRRFWAALAAGEAQTGEFRRIRKDGGDVWIQASYTPIKDIKGKVFKVVKYASDVTAQKLRNADYEGQITGISASQAVIQFETDGKIITANDNFLSALGYELGAVVGKHHSLFVDSAYQKSTEYLRFWEALANGEAQVGEFCRKHKDGSDVWIQASYTPIKDFSGKVFKVVKYATNITERKETVAEVESLILAAQEGRLENRANLEGTSGDNLSLLENINAMLDAITAPINEVSAVMQSVAENVLSEQVCGNYLGQFDVLKQSVNTAVSQLRDSMSHVLESSKQVTAASGLIASSSHSVAVGASQQAASLEETTRSLDDVAEQTRKNVANTRHAQQLVMETQDLAKSGSDTMTEMLAAMDRIKAAAKDTQTIISDINDIAIQTNLLALNAAVEAARAGESGRSFAVVAAEVRSLAQRAKEAATKTAGLIAQSEESAEDGGRLTNDVNGQLTGITGAVGKVTNIVNEITAASEAQSSGIEQIHLAISDMDQVVQRTAADSEESSSAAEELSGQAQELNHMVSRFELGEDARVTEFRQSHAAERKVKPAPQQRRA; this is translated from the coding sequence ATGCCGGCGAAAAGATCAATAGCGTCCGATTATGCGCGCTTGTCTAGTACGTTTGACGCGATCAGTGCGTCTCAGGCAATCATCGAATTTGAGCCTGACGGCAGTATTGTCAATGCTAATCAAAATTTCCTAGCTATCACTGGCTACACCGAAACAGAGCTAGAGGGCGCTCATCATCGCATTTTTGTAGAACCCGGTTACGCCAGAACATCGGAGTATAAAGAGTTTTGGGCTTCGCTTCGCGATGGTGATGCACAGACCGGAGAGTTCTGTCGTTTCGCTAAAGATGGCAGCCTCTTTTGGATACAAGCCTCATACAATCCCGTTTTTGATAAGTCCGGAAACGTCAGCCGGATTGTAAAAGTGGCGGCGGATATCACTTCTCAGAAGCTTCGAAATATTGATTATAAAGGCCAGATTGAAGGCATCGGCTTGAATCAGGCTGTTATTCAATTTGATGTCTCAGGCACTATCACCTTGGCCAATGATAACTTTTTAAAGGCGGTGGGTTATACCCGGAATGAAGTTGTGGGTAAGCACCACAGTATGTTTGTTGATCCTACTTATCGTCAATCAGCCGAATATCGACGGTTTTGGACAGATCTCAGCAATGGTCAGGCTAAAGTCGGTGAGTTTAGTCGAGTCACTAAAAGCGGAAAGAACATTTGGTTGCAAGCCACTTATACACCGATCAAAGACTTAGAAGGTAAAGTATTCAAGGTGGTGAAATATGCATCAGACATCACTGAGCAAAAACTCCGCAATGCAGATTTTCAGGGGCAAATTGAAGGTATTGGCATTTCTCAGGCGGTTATTCAGTTTGAAATCGATGGCAAAATTATTTCCGCCAACGATAATTTTTTGCATGCCGTTGGCTACAATCGCGAAGAGGTAGTTGCTAGGCATCACAGTATGTTTGTCGATCCCGCTTATAAGCAGTCCGACGACTACCGCCGGTTCTGGGCAGCGCTCGCATTGGGCGAAGCCCAGACCGGTGAATTCTGCCGACGCCATAAGCAAGGTCACGATATTTGGATCCAAGCTTCATACACTCCGATAAAAGATATGAACGGCAAGGTATTTAAAATCGTTAAATACGCTAGCGACATAACCGCGCAAAAAATTCAGAACGCGGACTTCCGTGGCCAAATTGAGGGCATCAGCGCGTCGCAGGCTGTTATTCAATTTAAAACCGATGGCCAGATCATTTCGGCTAACGACAATTTCCTGAAAGCCCTAGGCTATCGAGCGGACGAAGTTATAGGGAAACGTCACAGCATGTTTGTTGAACAAAAATATGGCCAATCTGAAGAGTATCGTCGCTTTTGGGCTGCGTTAGCGGCTGGCGAAGCTCAAACTGGCGAATTTCGTCGAATTCGAAAAGATGGCGGCGACGTTTGGATACAAGCCTCCTATACGCCTATCAAAGATATCAAGGGTAAAGTTTTTAAGGTGGTGAAATACGCGAGTGATGTTACCGCACAGAAGTTGCGCAATGCTGATTATGAGGGCCAAATTACAGGCATAAGTGCGTCGCAAGCGGTTATTCAATTTGAGACTGATGGCAAAATTATCACCGCCAATGATAATTTCTTAAGCGCTTTGGGGTATGAGTTGGGCGCAGTTGTGGGTAAGCATCACAGTCTATTTGTTGATTCCGCCTATCAGAAATCCACTGAGTATCTCCGTTTTTGGGAAGCCTTAGCGAACGGTGAGGCGCAAGTGGGCGAGTTTTGTCGCAAGCATAAAGACGGTAGCGATGTCTGGATTCAGGCCTCTTATACGCCTATTAAGGACTTTAGTGGCAAAGTCTTTAAGGTTGTGAAATACGCCACTAATATTACTGAGCGCAAAGAAACAGTGGCAGAGGTTGAGTCCTTAATCCTTGCCGCCCAAGAAGGTCGTTTAGAAAATCGTGCAAACCTAGAGGGTACGAGCGGGGATAATTTAAGTTTGCTTGAAAATATCAATGCGATGCTTGACGCTATTACCGCGCCAATAAATGAAGTTTCAGCGGTAATGCAGTCGGTTGCTGAAAATGTTCTTAGCGAGCAGGTATGCGGCAATTATCTCGGCCAGTTTGATGTCTTAAAACAATCAGTGAATACCGCAGTTTCGCAGTTGCGAGATTCTATGTCCCATGTGCTTGAGTCATCTAAGCAAGTGACTGCGGCATCTGGTTTGATCGCCTCAAGCAGCCATTCGGTCGCGGTTGGCGCTTCGCAGCAGGCGGCATCACTGGAAGAGACGACGCGCTCACTCGATGACGTGGCGGAGCAGACGCGCAAAAACGTCGCCAATACCCGTCATGCACAGCAATTAGTTATGGAAACCCAAGATCTCGCTAAAAGTGGCAGTGACACCATGACTGAAATGCTGGCCGCGATGGACCGTATTAAAGCCGCAGCTAAAGATACCCAAACTATTATCAGTGATATTAATGACATTGCCATTCAGACTAATTTGCTGGCCTTGAATGCGGCGGTAGAGGCCGCTAGAGCTGGTGAATCGGGACGCAGCTTCGCGGTTGTCGCGGCAGAGGTTCGCAGTTTAGCGCAGCGAGCAAAAGAAGCAGCGACTAAAACCGCTGGCCTAATCGCACAGTCCGAGGAATCTGCTGAAGATGGTGGTCGTCTAACTAACGATGTAAATGGTCAGCTTACGGGTATCACCGGCGCCGTCGGCAAAGTGACGAATATCGTCAATGAAATCACCGCCGCAAGCGAGGCCCAAAGTAGTGGCATAGAACAAATTCACTTGGCCATTTCCGATATGGATCAGGTTGTGCAGCGAACCGCAGCAGACTCCGAGGAGTCTTCTAGCGCTGCCGAAGAGCTCTCTGGTCAAGCTCAAGAACTCAATCACATGGTAAGCCGCTTTGAGTTAGGTGAAGACGCACGGGTGACAGAATTTCGGCAAAGTCATGCAGCGGAACGTAAAGTTAAGCCAGCTCCGCAGCAGCGTAGAGCTTAG
- a CDS encoding pseudouridine synthase, with protein MRLDKFICKSTTLNKREAIAKIAAGAVYVNGVIETNEAIQVHENNSIILNGERLRARDFRYIVMHKPAGTICSNIDEFYPSLFNYLDIENVSELHIAGRLDSDTTGMVLITDDGRWSFNIMAPTTQCSKVYRVGLSRAIGDDVDAIFKNGVKLQGEKQLTRPAILNIVSNKEVLLSLTEGRFHQVKRMFAAVGNRVISLHREKIGDLSLDLDIGQWRYLTADEVQSFNKSLYSCQ; from the coding sequence ATGCGGCTTGATAAATTTATTTGTAAAAGCACCACCCTAAACAAGCGTGAGGCTATCGCAAAAATCGCGGCTGGTGCGGTTTATGTTAATGGTGTTATTGAGACCAATGAAGCCATTCAAGTGCATGAGAACAACAGCATAATCTTAAATGGCGAAAGACTGAGAGCCAGAGATTTTCGCTATATTGTGATGCATAAACCAGCGGGCACTATTTGCTCTAATATCGATGAGTTTTATCCCTCGCTATTCAATTACTTAGACATTGAGAACGTTTCTGAACTGCATATCGCTGGTCGTTTGGATTCAGATACCACCGGCATGGTATTAATAACTGATGACGGCCGCTGGTCATTTAATATCATGGCGCCCACCACACAGTGCAGCAAAGTCTATCGTGTTGGTTTATCCCGGGCGATTGGCGATGATGTCGACGCTATTTTTAAAAATGGAGTGAAATTACAGGGTGAAAAGCAATTAACGCGGCCGGCAATCTTAAATATCGTCAGTAACAAAGAGGTACTTTTAAGCCTTACAGAAGGGCGATTTCATCAGGTTAAACGCATGTTTGCTGCAGTTGGTAACCGCGTGATTTCGCTTCATAGAGAAAAGATCGGCGACCTTAGCCTAGATCTCGATATTGGCCAGTGGCGCTACTTAACGGCCGATGAAGTCCAATCATTTAATAAGTCGTTATATTCTTGCCAGTAG
- a CDS encoding succinylglutamate desuccinylase/aspartoacylase family protein codes for MLTTTNGVTRGIMQRLFIILIALGLQLVTLTAVANEQAPKSLNESHALNASTVSEITNIEGTTFTSNRRKDNVLNTDFDKNAAGQPSSEVAFTLLGQDILRGSFERLYWTAGQAIAGLAMPTPILVAAGNKPGPTLCLTAAVHGDELNGVEAIRRVMFSLESDKLNGVVIGVPIVNMHGFRRTSRYLPDRRDLNRYFPGDPKGSSAGRIAHSFFNEVITHCDRLIDIHTGSFHRTNLTQLRGNLGKESVFQFSKMFHDVTVLDGAGAPGTLRRAAVDAGIPAVTLEAGEPLRLQLKEVIQSVNGIKAVMHHLGMIDQKPNRAPKQNVFYKSTWLRADQSGVFLTEAKLGQNVKKGDILGTVTDPITNRSSVIRSNVDGQIIGLALNQMVMPGFAAYHVGIATDQKKVAADKVADSVVAEALEPVAENMKEVAREAAQTAARTSNDPATVGAAARKAVQNAARNASQLVDQPASDVNKNAAQRGGSRATTESISSERPNDELEEHPE; via the coding sequence TTGCTCACCACCACAAACGGAGTCACCCGCGGCATCATGCAACGCCTATTCATTATTCTGATAGCACTTGGACTACAGTTAGTCACTCTGACTGCAGTGGCAAACGAGCAGGCACCAAAATCGCTGAATGAGTCCCACGCACTCAATGCCAGCACCGTCAGCGAGATCACAAACATAGAAGGCACTACGTTTACGTCTAACCGACGCAAAGATAACGTGTTAAACACCGACTTTGATAAAAATGCAGCGGGGCAACCGTCCTCAGAAGTTGCCTTTACCCTACTTGGGCAAGACATTCTGCGCGGCAGTTTTGAGCGGCTGTACTGGACCGCCGGCCAAGCCATCGCCGGACTCGCCATGCCTACTCCGATTCTTGTTGCCGCCGGCAATAAACCCGGCCCCACACTGTGCTTAACTGCCGCCGTTCACGGCGACGAGCTCAATGGCGTTGAGGCCATACGCCGAGTTATGTTTAGCTTGGAGAGCGACAAATTAAATGGCGTTGTTATCGGTGTACCCATTGTTAATATGCATGGTTTTAGACGCACCTCGCGCTACCTTCCTGATCGCCGCGACCTCAATCGCTACTTTCCCGGCGACCCCAAAGGCAGCTCGGCGGGACGTATTGCCCACAGTTTTTTCAATGAAGTTATCACCCATTGTGATCGCTTGATCGATATCCATACCGGCTCTTTTCACCGTACCAACCTCACCCAGTTGCGTGGTAATTTGGGCAAAGAAAGCGTTTTCCAATTTAGTAAAATGTTCCATGACGTCACCGTGCTAGATGGTGCTGGCGCGCCGGGAACACTGCGTCGAGCGGCGGTAGATGCAGGTATTCCGGCGGTAACTTTAGAAGCTGGCGAACCGCTTCGGCTGCAGCTCAAAGAAGTGATTCAAAGTGTTAACGGTATAAAAGCGGTCATGCACCATTTGGGAATGATCGACCAAAAACCTAATCGCGCGCCAAAACAAAATGTCTTCTACAAATCTACCTGGCTGCGCGCAGATCAAAGCGGCGTATTCCTCACCGAGGCCAAACTAGGTCAAAATGTGAAAAAAGGCGACATCCTGGGCACGGTCACTGACCCTATCACCAACCGCAGTTCCGTGATTAGAAGCAATGTAGATGGCCAAATTATTGGTCTAGCATTAAATCAAATGGTTATGCCTGGCTTTGCCGCCTATCACGTTGGCATTGCCACCGATCAGAAAAAAGTGGCCGCCGATAAAGTCGCCGACAGCGTGGTAGCCGAAGCGCTTGAGCCAGTTGCTGAGAACATGAAAGAAGTGGCCCGTGAAGCGGCGCAAACCGCCGCGAGAACCAGCAACGATCCCGCTACCGTCGGCGCCGCTGCTCGCAAAGCCGTTCAAAATGCAGCGCGCAATGCCTCCCAATTGGTAGATCAACCCGCGAGCGATGTGAATAAAAATGCAGCGCAACGCGGCGGAAGCCGAGCTACAACAGAATCTATTAGCTCTGAGCGCCCCAATGACGAGCTGGAAGAACATCCGGAATAG
- a CDS encoding 2-isopropylmalate synthase, with protein sequence MAKDRLIIFDTTLRDGEQSPGASMTRDEKVRIAKMLEKMGVDVIEAGFAIASVGDFESVRAVAEAIKGSTICSLARTGAEDIDRAAEALRPAESGRIHTFIATSPIHMEYKLRMSPDNVVERAVAAVKHARNLVGDVEFSCEDASRSEYEFLCRIIEQVIDAGARTINLPDTVGYGEPGEYGAMVGRLMNSIPNADKAIFSVHCHNDLGLAVANSLSAVMHGARQVECTINGLGERAGNASLEELVMAVRTRPDIFPVEVSVDATQILATSRLVSSITGFVVQPNKAIVGANAFAHESGIHQDGVLKYRETYEIMRAEDVGWNANKLVLGKHSGRAAFKARLEELGITLDNQAALNLAFTRFKELADKKHEIFDEDLQALMSDVQPAEYTSRYSFVSLEALSRTGSKPHADIQLLIDGDTQQASAEGDGPVDAAFKAVEVLVNSGANLLLYSVNAITSGTDSQGEVQVRLEKDGTIVNGNGADTDIIVASVKAYLDALNLLDAGVLKAHPQRGV encoded by the coding sequence ATGGCTAAAGATCGGCTAATTATTTTTGATACCACCCTCCGTGACGGCGAGCAGAGCCCCGGTGCGTCTATGACGCGCGATGAAAAAGTGCGCATAGCCAAGATGCTAGAGAAAATGGGGGTCGATGTAATTGAAGCGGGTTTTGCCATAGCCAGCGTGGGCGATTTTGAGTCGGTTCGGGCCGTAGCTGAAGCGATAAAGGGCAGCACAATATGCAGCTTGGCGCGCACCGGAGCCGAAGATATAGATCGAGCAGCGGAGGCTTTGCGACCGGCGGAGTCAGGCCGTATTCATACCTTTATTGCCACGTCGCCTATCCATATGGAGTATAAGCTCCGGATGTCACCTGACAATGTGGTGGAGCGTGCAGTGGCAGCGGTAAAGCACGCCCGTAATTTGGTTGGCGATGTTGAATTTTCCTGTGAAGACGCATCACGCTCTGAATATGAGTTCCTGTGTCGCATCATTGAACAGGTGATCGATGCTGGCGCCCGCACCATCAATTTACCTGACACTGTCGGCTATGGTGAGCCCGGTGAGTACGGCGCGATGGTGGGACGGTTGATGAATTCTATTCCGAACGCCGACAAAGCCATTTTCTCGGTTCATTGCCATAATGATCTGGGTTTGGCAGTGGCGAACTCCCTGTCGGCTGTTATGCATGGCGCCCGTCAGGTGGAATGCACTATTAATGGTTTGGGTGAGCGGGCCGGTAATGCGTCTCTGGAAGAGTTGGTGATGGCGGTTCGTACGCGGCCGGATATCTTCCCAGTTGAGGTCAGTGTTGACGCTACTCAAATTCTAGCCACTTCACGTCTAGTATCGTCAATAACCGGTTTTGTTGTTCAGCCGAATAAGGCGATTGTGGGCGCGAACGCCTTCGCACATGAGTCCGGTATTCATCAGGACGGGGTTTTAAAATACCGTGAAACCTATGAAATTATGCGCGCCGAAGATGTGGGCTGGAACGCCAATAAATTAGTCTTGGGTAAGCACTCTGGCCGCGCGGCCTTTAAGGCTAGGCTAGAAGAATTGGGTATTACGCTGGATAACCAAGCGGCACTGAATTTGGCGTTTACCCGCTTTAAGGAATTGGCAGATAAGAAACACGAAATTTTTGATGAAGATCTACAAGCTTTAATGAGCGACGTACAGCCTGCTGAGTACACGTCGCGCTATAGTTTCGTCAGTTTAGAAGCACTGTCTCGCACCGGTTCAAAACCCCATGCAGATATTCAACTACTTATCGATGGTGACACCCAGCAAGCGTCGGCTGAAGGGGATGGCCCGGTAGATGCCGCCTTCAAAGCTGTGGAAGTGCTGGTTAATAGCGGCGCCAATCTTTTACTGTATTCCGTGAACGCCATTACCAGCGGCACGGACTCACAGGGCGAAGTGCAGGTGCGGCTTGAGAAGGACGGCACTATTGTTAATGGTAACGGTGCTGATACCGATATTATTGTGGCATCGGTAAAGGCCTATCTAGACGCGCTAAATTTATTAGACGCGGGTGTTCTAAAAGCACACCCACAGAGGGGCGTGTAA
- a CDS encoding GNAT family N-acetyltransferase, which produces MSRVAMLGIQHLEQCLLIETRSDPHPWGRINWLRSLRDDHCLGYWDEGELLAISAYSLVLDEVSLLNIVVDTDSRGSGVGRHLLIEGLEWMQQFGGQRCLLEARVSNTVARALYRKLGFAEDGIRKKYYPLGDGHEDAVLMSADLPLL; this is translated from the coding sequence ATGTCGCGTGTCGCTATGCTTGGTATTCAACATCTTGAGCAATGTCTATTAATAGAAACTCGATCTGATCCTCATCCCTGGGGGCGGATAAATTGGTTGCGAAGCCTTCGAGACGACCATTGTCTGGGTTATTGGGATGAAGGTGAATTATTAGCTATCAGCGCTTATAGCTTGGTATTAGATGAAGTCAGTTTATTAAATATTGTGGTCGATACCGATAGTCGTGGTAGCGGCGTTGGCCGCCATTTACTGATTGAAGGTTTGGAGTGGATGCAGCAGTTTGGCGGACAGCGCTGTTTGCTTGAGGCTCGGGTATCCAATACAGTGGCGCGAGCCTTATATCGTAAGCTAGGCTTCGCCGAGGATGGTATTCGCAAGAAATATTATCCGCTTGGGGACGGCCACGAAGACGCGGTATTGATGTCGGCCGATCTTCCGTTATTGTAA
- the pbpG gene encoding D-alanyl-D-alanine endopeptidase produces the protein MKRIMITLFLSLLLSPAMAAGAASDKPKTTLNPANLQLASVSAMVVDADSGEVLYQKYADIVKPIASLTKVMTAMVVLDSKQSLREVIRFSQADRKAINNYFSRIRVDSELPRGEVLRLALMSSENLAAASLGRNYPGGMSAFVTKMNAKAKALGMKNSHFVDSSGLSHHNVSTAADMAKLIAAAAKYPVIAEYSTTATHTANFRRPSYRLAYVNTNQLVRYKRWDVGMSKTGYLNEAGRCLVMKAEVDGKSLLFVMLDSFGKTSPIGDAGRIKRWLASGKGGNIASSAQLYQKQKVAEYLAERATASIR, from the coding sequence ATGAAGAGAATAATGATTACGCTATTTTTATCGCTATTGCTGTCCCCCGCAATGGCGGCGGGTGCGGCATCTGATAAGCCGAAAACAACGCTTAATCCAGCCAATTTGCAGTTGGCCTCGGTGAGTGCCATGGTCGTAGATGCCGACAGTGGCGAGGTCTTGTACCAAAAGTATGCTGATATCGTGAAGCCCATTGCCTCGTTAACGAAAGTGATGACGGCGATGGTGGTATTAGATTCTAAGCAGTCACTGCGCGAAGTTATTCGTTTTTCGCAGGCAGATCGCAAGGCGATTAATAACTATTTTTCCCGTATTCGGGTTGACTCTGAGTTACCTCGTGGCGAAGTTCTACGATTGGCGTTGATGTCCTCAGAGAATCTCGCGGCTGCGTCGTTGGGCAGAAACTATCCCGGTGGCATGAGCGCCTTTGTTACCAAAATGAACGCCAAAGCCAAAGCCTTGGGCATGAAAAACAGCCATTTTGTAGATAGTAGCGGCCTGTCACATCACAATGTGTCGACGGCTGCAGATATGGCCAAATTGATCGCGGCGGCGGCCAAATACCCAGTCATTGCCGAGTATTCGACGACGGCTACGCACACCGCTAATTTTCGTCGCCCGTCCTATCGTTTAGCGTATGTGAATACCAATCAGCTAGTGCGTTACAAACGCTGGGACGTTGGCATGAGTAAAACCGGGTATCTGAATGAGGCTGGCCGCTGCTTGGTAATGAAGGCCGAGGTTGACGGCAAATCCTTATTATTTGTGATGCTGGATTCTTTTGGTAAAACCAGCCCGATTGGCGATGCCGGCCGTATTAAGCGGTGGCTAGCTTCTGGTAAGGGCGGTAATATTGCGAGTTCGGCGCAGCTTTATCAAAAGCAGAAAGTGGCTGAATATCTGGCTGAGAGAGCCACAGCAAGTATCCGTTAG
- the ylqF gene encoding ribosome biogenesis GTPase YlqF, producing the protein MIKAYSMAIQWYPGHMYKAQKAIAEVLPQVDLLIEVLDARIPSSSENPAIAKLRRDKPCIKVLSKADLADPKVTAEWQAYLEQDRGVKSFTTTTDEPSKIKQLIPLCRKMFPAKDASLKTINTMIVGIPNVGKSTLINILADRLIAKTGNEPAVTKSQQRINLGSGIVLFDTPGILWPKIENPNGSYRLAVTGAIKNTAMEFDDVGFYAAEYLIRAYPELLKARYQLDSVPDTELAFLEAAALRRGALTAGGRINLHKICEVLINELRAGTLGRISLETPAMIERENVVVAEEKAKKEEDMKARKRRFKEGSRRSDD; encoded by the coding sequence ATGATTAAGGCGTATTCGATGGCGATTCAGTGGTATCCGGGACACATGTACAAAGCGCAAAAGGCGATTGCCGAGGTACTGCCTCAGGTTGATCTGCTGATTGAGGTTTTAGACGCGAGGATTCCCAGTTCCAGTGAAAACCCTGCCATCGCAAAATTGCGCCGTGATAAGCCCTGTATCAAAGTACTGAGTAAGGCCGATCTGGCTGATCCTAAGGTCACTGCAGAGTGGCAGGCTTATCTTGAGCAAGATCGTGGCGTAAAGTCCTTTACTACGACCACGGATGAGCCTTCCAAAATAAAGCAGTTGATTCCACTGTGCCGAAAAATGTTTCCGGCGAAAGACGCCAGTTTAAAAACCATTAATACCATGATCGTCGGTATTCCCAATGTGGGTAAGTCGACTCTGATCAATATTTTAGCCGATCGCTTGATTGCTAAAACGGGCAATGAACCAGCCGTCACTAAAAGTCAGCAGAGAATTAATTTGGGTAGCGGTATTGTCTTGTTTGATACCCCTGGGATTCTGTGGCCAAAAATTGAAAACCCCAATGGTAGTTATCGCTTAGCCGTTACTGGGGCGATTAAAAATACCGCCATGGAGTTTGATGATGTGGGGTTTTACGCCGCCGAATATTTAATTCGGGCCTACCCAGAACTTCTTAAAGCACGCTACCAACTCGACAGTGTTCCCGATACCGAATTAGCCTTTCTAGAAGCTGCAGCTCTGCGTCGCGGCGCCTTAACGGCGGGCGGTCGAATAAATCTTCATAAAATATGTGAAGTGCTGATTAATGAGTTGCGCGCCGGTACTCTAGGGCGTATTAGTCTTGAAACCCCAGCGATGATTGAGCGCGAAAACGTGGTCGTGGCTGAGGAAAAGGCAAAGAAAGAAGAAGATATGAAAGCGCGAAAACGTCGGTTTAAAGAGGGCTCTCGCCGTTCCGATGATTGA